Genomic DNA from Peribacillus simplex NBRC 15720 = DSM 1321:
CCTCGTGCTCTTTTTTAGAGATTGCCAAGCTTAATGTATAGTTCATCTGGTTACAGCAAGGTCTGTTTATGCCAAACCTCAAATACGATTCCCCTCCCAAACTATGCTGCATATTTTTAATTGCCTGTTGGGCTTTCTCTGTCATTTTTATCAAAATGTTCACTCCTATATCGTTAACCTCTTCATAAATAGGGCAAGCCGTATATGCACGACTTTATCATGACCAGGATTCCTATAATCTAACTTTACCCATTTTGCATAAAAAAATAAAACCCTTTAGGAATTCTTCGATTTCCAACTTATCTCGATGAGGTGAAATTTTACAGTATAGGAATATTGATTTATTTATAAAGTGCTTCAATGAAAGTGACCGAATTTTTTTGTAAAAAATAGGCTAAAGGTTTCGTTTGGTTCGACGATGATATTGTTGAGATGAGCAATAAGACATTATTTTAGGTGAATGATAGGATAAAAGATTTATATGAAAGTTGTTCGGCTTCATATGATGGAATACATCGTAAATTTAAAATATTTCAGCGTATAAAGGAAGGGTTAAAATGTTTAATGGAAAAATAAGCTGTATGATATTTACTTTGGTATTTATGATTAGTTTCACTTTTTTACCTAGCATAAAGGCCGAGGCTGCAGATCCTGTGCATACTGTAATATCTGGCGAAACGGTAGATTCGATTGCCAAGACATATGATATATCGGCTGAGCAATTAATGAAAACGAATGGTTTACCGGATGATAAGTTATTTGCGGGCCAAAAGTTGGCAATCATTCAGACGGCGTATACTCCTTCCATCTATCAATGGTCAGAGAGAGGAAAAAAAATTGCGAACTATGCGAAATCTTTTATGGGGTTTAAAAAGACAGCTGGTGAGGAGACGCCTGAAAAAGGGTTTGATTCGAGCGGATTGATTCATTGGGTGCTTTCCCAGCAAAATGTGCCGGTCGACCGTTTGACAGTGGATGGTTTTTATAAGCAAGGGATGGATACAGCCACTCCGAAAACTGGGGATATTATATTCTTTCTGGAAAAAGACAGCTTAAAAGTCATGACTGCGGGTATTTATATTGGCAAAAACCAATTTGTCAATTCTGGATATGGTG
This window encodes:
- a CDS encoding HesB/IscA family protein yields the protein MTEKAQQAIKNMQHSLGGESYLRFGINRPCCNQMNYTLSLAISKKEHEEILVLHDIKMLIDPSDSHFTDQTEIDYEGDGFLIRNPNPLVSLII